A region from the Aquila chrysaetos chrysaetos chromosome 15, bAquChr1.4, whole genome shotgun sequence genome encodes:
- the LOC115350833 gene encoding uncharacterized protein LOC115350833 produces the protein MGKRVENAAEMGGEANKQNRWRRCWRSLREMEEWKLTVLLFLSSLSLWGLCTLVLPCTTSLVAVLGLGIFMTWWPNIKAKVKGTSAGKRRRSSRRKDPIGSSVPWEGVEGSTESLKARSGKPHGGEWWESGYGREAASARELPSETRDVHRRGNSSAASSSGRQPSVANMEELTRSLMESLNITQICRNLLGKLNIAQDSSAPVLCGATWEEYPVCLQCRRCLTGSCPHCSQPAAEQDLPTLAVTLCAVDMLVHEEDLQLELVLGFELAISGEPVYVWEITRRLPKIAPERCCEECNAPLPRSPGDGKGSRASFPVPGSPGAPAGQMRPGRQDARQTGAKCSDISRADLRPAGPGESVPAMVPTWPLPPWAQPPPPGALDRLRRVGLEPLPLVGYKGLQQGVRLQRIRQSWCQVKSSVRGSLAPKGTTEGDPRLPFHLRFQVNALFHAMAMEA, from the exons ATGGGCAAGCGTGTGGAAAACGCAGCAGAGATGGGAGGAGAAGCAAACAAGCAG AACCGCTGGAGGAGATGCTGGCGATCCCTGCGCGAGATGGAGGAGTGGAAGCTGACGgtgctgctcttcctctccaGCCTGAGCCTCTGGGGGCTCTGCACGCTCGTGCTGCCCTGCACCACCAGCTTGGTGGCCGTCCTGGGTCTGGGCATCTTCATGACCTGGTGGCCCAACATCAAGGCCAAGGTCAAG GGGACCTCTGCGGGGAAGAGACGtcgcagcagcaggaggaaggaccCGATAG GATCTTCTGTCCCCTGGGAAGGCGTGGAGGGCTCTACCGAGAGCCTGAAGGCAAG GTCGGGGAAGCCCCATGGAGGAGAATGGTGGGAAAGCGGCTATGGGAGGGAAGCAGCCTCTGCAAGGGAGCTCCCCTCGGAGACCAGAGACGTGCATCGACGTGGAAAttccagtgctgccagcagctcaggAAGGCAGCCCTCCGTCGCCAACATGGAGGAGCTCACCAGATCCCTGATGGAGTCCCTGAACATCACCCAAATCTGCCGCAACCTGCTGGGAAAGCTGAACATAGCTCAGGATAGCAGCGCTCCAGTCCTGTGCGGAGCCACGTGGGAAGAATATCCCGTCTGCCTGCAGTGCCGTCGATGCCTCACCGGCAGCTGCCCGCACTGCAGCCAGCCCGCGGCAGAACAGGACCTGCCCACGCTGGCCGTCACCCTCTGCGCTGTGGACATGCTGGTGCACGAGGAGGACCTCCAGCTGGAACTGGTGCTGGGCTTTGAGCTGGCCATCAGCGGGGAGCCGGTCTACGTGTGGGAGATAACCCGGCGGCTCCCCAAAATCGCCCCTGAGAGGTGCTGCGAGGAGTGCAACGCGCCTCTGCCCAGGAGCCCCGGGGACGGCAAGGGCTCGCGGGCATCGTTCCCCGTGCCCGGGTCCCCGGGAGCACCAGCGGGACAGATGAGGCCGGGCAGGCAGGACGCGAGGCAGACCGGGGCGAAATGCAGCGATATCAGCCGTGCCGACCTGCGGCCAGCCGGGCCGGGGGAGTCTGTCCCCGCCATGGTCCCCACGTGGCCCCTGCCCCCGTGGGCACAGCCTCCCCCTCCCGGGGCCCTGGACCGGCTGCGGAGAGTCGGGCTGGAGCCCCTGCCCTTGGTGGGCTACAAGGGCCTGCAGCAGGGGGTCAGGCTGCAGCGCATCCGGCAGTCCTGGTGCCAAGTGAAGAGCAGCGTGCGAGGGAGCTTGGCGCCCAAGGGCACCACGGAAGGGGACCCGCGGCTGCCGTTCCACCTCCGGTTTCAGGTCAACGCGCTCTTCCACGCCATGGCGATGGAGGCGTGA